GAAAGCTTGTTAACATCACAAGATCAAGTAGCGGTTAGAATTGAATGCAGTACTGACCAACAAGGCCTAACTGTTTTACAGGGTAGCGCTTCTTGTGAAGTGAGTGTAAGCTGCGAGCGCTGTGGTCAAGCCATGGATGTTTCGTTAGACTGCAATTTTGCATACACCCCGGTAAAACTGGGTAACGAAGCAGCTTTGGATAATATCCCAGAGTGCTATGACGTGATCGAGAGAGACGAACACGGCGAAATAAATTTACGGCAGTTAGTGGAAGACGAGCTGATTTTGACTCTACCTCTGTTCCCAATGCATGATGAAGCAGCTTGCGCTGTTGATAATGCGGCGATGAGCTTTGGTGATATAGGGCCAGAAACAGAAAAACCCAATCCATTCGCTATATTGCAAAAATTAAAGAAAAAGTGAGTTTAGGAGAAATACCATGGCTGTTCAGAAAAGCAAAAAATCTCGCGCTCGTCGCGATATGCGTCGCTCACACGATGCGTTAACTGGCCCTACATTGTCAGTTGATTCTACATCGGGTGAAACGCACGTGCGTCACCACATTACTGCCGATGGTTATTACAAAGGTCGTAAAGTTAAGTAAGTTTGGATGCACCTAGTGCAACCGCTAAAGCTAACCCTTGCTTTAGATATGATGGGGGGCGATCATGGCCCCCGATCTACTATTCCTGCTGCCCTAGCAGCGATAGACGAATTTCCTGAATTACACCTCATTTTATGTGGCGATGAAGCTATTCTAACCGAGCAATTAAAAATGCACGGTATCTCTAGTCATGAACAATTTAGCCTTAAGCATTGTAGCCAAACCGTTTCTATGACGGATAAGCCTGCGTATGCGTTACGTAATAAACGTGACTCTTCCATGCGGGCGGCCATTGATTTAGTCGACTCCGGTGCCGTACAAGCCTGTGTTAGCGCGGGTAATACCGGTGCACTTATTGCCATCGCTCATTATGTATTAAAAATGCTCGGCGGCATTGAACGTCCTGCCTTAATAAGCACTATTCCGTCGATAGAAGGTGATCCAGTCTATATGCTGGATTTAGGTGCCACCGTTAATTGCGATGCTGATACTTTATTTCAATTTGCAGTAATGGGCTCAGTAATGGCTGAAGAGGTCATTGGTATTAAGCAGCCGCGTATCGCCTTATTAAATATGGGCGAAGAAGAAATTAAAGGTTCAGATCAAATTAAACGTGCTTCTATGCTGCTAGCCCAATGTAATGAAATTAACTATGTGGGCTATATTGAAGGTAATGATATTTTTTCTCGCAAAGCCGATGTTATTGTTTGTGATGGCTTTGTGGGTAATGTGGCGTTAAAAACCTGTGAAGGAGTGGCTAAGCTTATTTTACGTCGCTTTGAAACCAGTATAAAAGAACAACTATCGGCTCAATTATTAGGCTGGTTGTTGAAACCTTTCATAAAAAATCTATCTCAAGCCGTGAACCCCGACCACTACAATGGTGCAAGTCTGATAGGATTGCGCGGAATTGTTGTAAAAAGTCATGGAAATGCGACTAAAGATGCATTTCTCAGTGCCATCCGTCAGGCGGTACACGAGGTGGAACGCCAAGTACCAGCCAAAATTAAACACCGGTTGGAACACGTATTAATAGATAAAGCGTAGGTCCTTATGTATTCACGCATTATAGGTACCGGGAGTTATTTCCCGTCTAAAATTCGCAGTAATTCTGATCTAGAAACGATGGTAGAAACTACCGACGAATGGATTATGAACCGCACCGGTATTAAAGAACGTCGTATTATTGGTGATGATGAAACAGTCGCCACTATGGGCGCTCAAGCCGGCTTAAAAGCGTTAGAAGCAGCGAATATTGATAAAAATAGTATTGATATGCTGATTTGCGCCACGACGAGTGGTGCAAGGTCATTACCTAGTTCTGCCTGTGAAATACAGCGTGAATTAGGTTTGCCACCTATGCCTGCCTTTGATATTGCCGCGGCCTGTGCCGGGTTTTGTTATGCGCTGAGTGTGGCCGATCAATATATTAAAAGTGGTATGGCCAAGCGTATAATGGTGGTGGGTGCGGACTGTTTATCGCGCTTAATCAGCCCTGAAGATCGCAGCATGGTCATTTTATTTGGTGATGCTGCAGGTGCGGTCATTTTAGAAGCTTCTGAAGAGCCAGGTATTTTATCTACCCATATCTATGCTGATGGTAAATATTCTGAATTACTTTATGTGGATAACCCAACACGTGGCATGGAAACAACTGTGCATAGTTCATGGGGTGCCATGAAGGGTAACGAAGTATTTAAAGTTGCGGTAACTAAGTTGTCTGAAATTGTTGAGCAAACCTTGGCAGCCAATAATTTAGATAAATCAGAAATTGATTGGTTAGTACCGCATCAAGCTAATTTGCGCATTATTGCTGCTGTAGCCCGCAAGCTAAATATGTCTATGGATCAAGTAGTTATAAATCTTGATAAATACGGTAATACCTCAGCAGCGACAGTGCCAACCGCGTTAGACGAAGCGATTAGAGACGGACGTATTCAGCGTGGCCAAACATTATTACTAGAAGCTTTTGGTGGTGGTTTTGCCTGGGCGTCAGCATTAATACGTTACTAATATATTAATTTGCAGGACAAATAATGACAACTAAACTTGCAATCGTTTTTCCAGGTCAAGGCTCACAAAGTGTCGGCATGTTAGCCGATCTTTATCAGCAGCATGACATTGTTAAACAAACCTTTACTGAAGCGTCTGCCGCATTGGGTTATGATTTATGGGCACTAGTGGCTAATGGCCCAGAAGCCGATTTAAATCAAACTCATCGT
The sequence above is drawn from the Rheinheimera salexigens genome and encodes:
- the plsX gene encoding phosphate acyltransferase PlsX, with the protein product MHLVQPLKLTLALDMMGGDHGPRSTIPAALAAIDEFPELHLILCGDEAILTEQLKMHGISSHEQFSLKHCSQTVSMTDKPAYALRNKRDSSMRAAIDLVDSGAVQACVSAGNTGALIAIAHYVLKMLGGIERPALISTIPSIEGDPVYMLDLGATVNCDADTLFQFAVMGSVMAEEVIGIKQPRIALLNMGEEEIKGSDQIKRASMLLAQCNEINYVGYIEGNDIFSRKADVIVCDGFVGNVALKTCEGVAKLILRRFETSIKEQLSAQLLGWLLKPFIKNLSQAVNPDHYNGASLIGLRGIVVKSHGNATKDAFLSAIRQAVHEVERQVPAKIKHRLEHVLIDKA
- the rpmF gene encoding 50S ribosomal protein L32, which gives rise to MAVQKSKKSRARRDMRRSHDALTGPTLSVDSTSGETHVRHHITADGYYKGRKVK
- a CDS encoding beta-ketoacyl-ACP synthase III, which gives rise to MYSRIIGTGSYFPSKIRSNSDLETMVETTDEWIMNRTGIKERRIIGDDETVATMGAQAGLKALEAANIDKNSIDMLICATTSGARSLPSSACEIQRELGLPPMPAFDIAAACAGFCYALSVADQYIKSGMAKRIMVVGADCLSRLISPEDRSMVILFGDAAGAVILEASEEPGILSTHIYADGKYSELLYVDNPTRGMETTVHSSWGAMKGNEVFKVAVTKLSEIVEQTLAANNLDKSEIDWLVPHQANLRIIAAVARKLNMSMDQVVINLDKYGNTSAATVPTALDEAIRDGRIQRGQTLLLEAFGGGFAWASALIRY
- the yceD gene encoding 23S rRNA accumulation protein YceD gives rise to the protein MQKLKMPVTLDPVKAAQKRSEYEGFYASETLTRLHESLLTSQDQVAVRIECSTDQQGLTVLQGSASCEVSVSCERCGQAMDVSLDCNFAYTPVKLGNEAALDNIPECYDVIERDEHGEINLRQLVEDELILTLPLFPMHDEAACAVDNAAMSFGDIGPETEKPNPFAILQKLKKK